The following are encoded in a window of Choloepus didactylus isolate mChoDid1 chromosome 17, mChoDid1.pri, whole genome shotgun sequence genomic DNA:
- the TXNDC9 gene encoding thioredoxin domain-containing protein 9 isoform X1 — protein MRRSELINASLTPAFLTDSEARTPDWDSLLPTSSHRYKGLRILPTRAVKRETQPSQQLHRKSNSRPSETLLVRPGTPKRLPLSSDRAAPAGVPSPQAGQGQVELSPGEEDPPAVEALRALPAPARPLALGPAPPTPCPGPTPREGLHEPQPGPRPHLGGTREPQSAAGAAAVPPRRWLPVFTLVFLLLPHRVSAALVVLARLSGLSRTHRAPADSGVRSAPSPPRCRLSHPALHRPAHWDRAHMVWAPSAHARRPAASAWGRSARLIERGARGRASPVGRRPGRSPRAPCQRPPRGSRVLEPGADNEAVSSVSALAPRGKPPRDRHSVQRRNLGLPSTFHPPRRGRAWALGVPEGDTKIQPQTGTAP, from the coding sequence ATGAGAAGGAGTGAGCTGATAAACGCCTCTCTAACTCCAGCATTCCTGACCGACTCGGAAGCACGTACACCAGATTGGGATTCCCTTCTCCCCACAAGTAGTCACAGGTACAAAGGCTTAAGAATTCTTCCGACCCGCGCCGTGAAGAGGGAAACTCAGCCTTCCCAGCAGCTGCACCGCAAAAGTAACTCCCGGCCGTCCGAGACCCTCCTCGTGCGGCCGGGGACCCCCAAACGACTGCCCCTCTCTTCAGACCGAGCGGCGCCTGCCGGGGTCCCCTCTCCCCAGGCCGGGCAAGGGCAGGTGGAGCTGAGCCCCGGCGAGGAGGACCCGCCCGCTGTTGAGGCCCTCCGCGCCCTCCCGGCCCCCGCCCGGCCCCTGGCTCTGGGACCCGCGCCGCCCACGCCGTGCCCGGGCCCGACGCCCCGCGAGGGTCTCCACGAGCCCCAACCCGGCCCCCGCCCCCACCTCGGCGGAACCCGCGAGCCCCAGTCAGCCGCGGGGGCCGCCGCCGTACCGCCCAGACGCTGGCTACCTGTCTTCActcttgtttttctgcttcttcccCATCGCGTGTCAGCGGCGCTCGTGGTCCTAGCCCGTTTATCCGGTCTGTCGCGGACCCACCGCGCCCCGGCCGACTCTGGCGTCCGCTCAGCTCCGTCCCCCCCGCGCTGCCGCCTCTCGCACCCGGCTCTCCACAGACCCGCGCACTGGGACAGGGCACATATGGTGTGGGCCCCCAGTGCGCACGCGCGTCGCCCCGCCGCCTCGGCGTGGGGACGCAGCGCGCGGCTCATCGAGAGGGGCGCTCGGGGTAGAGCGTCTCCAGTCGGCCGCCGGCCCGGCAGGAGCCCGCGCGCCCCCTGTCAGCGGCCGCCTCGAGGCAGCCGGGTTCTAGAACCCGGGGCAGACAATGAGGCTGTCAGTTCCGTGTCAGCCCTCGCCCCTCGGGGAAAGCCACCTAGAGACCGGCACTCGGTTCAGAGGAGGAATTTGGGCCTCCCTTCAACCTTTCACCCTCCACGAAGGGGCCGAGCATGGGCTCTGGGTGTTCCCGAGGGAGATACGAAAATCCAGCCCCAAACTGGGACCGCTCCCTAG